The following proteins come from a genomic window of Prionailurus viverrinus isolate Anna chromosome D1, UM_Priviv_1.0, whole genome shotgun sequence:
- the SYTL2 gene encoding synaptotagmin-like protein 2 isoform X6, producing the protein MRLKMIDLSFLTEEEQEAIMKVLQRDAALKRVEEERVRHLPEKIKDDQQLKNMSGQWFYEAKAKRHRDRIHGADIIRASMRKKKLQVAAEQSKDRANEAKESWVNNVNKDAILPPELTGALEEPEDVAPASPSSSVVNPASTVIDMSQENTRKSAVSPAKQRKNPFNSSKFPEDHLSQQTKSEPSKNGKAGFFQTSKEGELSESKEELSIPDISSQNLEKPKQTFPGPENGSQIKAPIPKARKMLHKSHELKQDDNQPFPRQRTDSLGARGAPRGILKRNSSSSSTDSETVRFLQNFEPKSKIVSPGLTIHERISEKEHSLEDDDSSNSLEPLKHVRFSAVKDELPQSPGLSHGQDIGEFSVLESDRLKNGAEDKVDVDEFWNDPKPPQYRKPLPLHQSASSPSASKNETCQPMTSGSFPINGHRSPSQVLTTRPESIENSPTINEHKAKPSELSRLKSELSKSPADGLSCVEPEPSQVPGHSSRDHQQGKPPLLKALKAMKSSHSDPFATEIRKTTDDSISKVLDWFNRSCHSEDNKSSLQHPQGIEPKEEIDSESQVATTLVTDDASVKESGSKALLSAKVKLTPMESDLTFQEKGNMLPSGNCQNNNVNIKPKPINLFQQGKEGLGILQSCEIYDPNQGSKTVDYSQGSKNIGEGNQVLPPTSNYSYSAVTGPDAEDQVPCNIKAIGTLGEEEPELQSFEKSRGNSEVNFDSSTLVKEPSLKDNMKTEKKSKEEDTYILKASLEPEYIESPHGIAKDKSWKKPEVQLQDAVEAPKNQVQREKYKRVSDRISFWEGEKAAAKLTHKEPTSSCSQGRPSAKAYQPVKSMDNLSTGQTEYNQVISKQVVLDDNGHIAHLSSFYSLNKSKETRPQKPGPSKNYPSVDQSGEMSPFQNRINEPIKMLPEAESWHYKRDLTLPSWQYPSNVANGIYTPLEKDRSLIGESNPNFKVMSLKERMDEPNMEQVYNHSQFENLRKFWDLGANTNSQDNVEKNTTIVSQNPLVPFNSQKYKELSDIKSSGKNIHEIGTLPGKKKLPAREEIEKLNSKCTLQVLPDETTFPLRPSRKSAHQLPGNESSKENVKKNMEWFVTPVFKEEKDYSDQEIQESIVKTSVLSKDYKDTFNDNLQKLLSEASSPAMQTSVGKVHEKQVPEQEISGNKTWPHDTDFADTEGEDRGHEEIINEHVDKTVAPPKVKPNTLTASLDKLLKEATGTSPSPLPTMLEPVTTRINSEPEESRVYEKGIEWSHNISDYQKEIIAPFPKGEETLGNAALLQKAESGSEEEPSPVLKTLEKSATRKMPSKSLEDISSDSPNQAKVDNLPEELVRSAEDDQKADQEPDTNECIQGISTVPSQPDNQFSHPDKLKRMSKSVPAFLQDESDDRETDTASESSYQLSRHKKSPSSLTNLSSSSGMTSLSSVSGSVMSVYCGDFGNLEVKGNIQFAIDYVDSLKELHVFVAQCKDLAAADVKKQRSDPYVKAYLLPDKGKMGKKKTLVVKKTLNPVYNEILRYKVEKQILKTQKLNLSVWHRDTFKRNSFLGEVELDLETWDWDNKQNKQLKWYPLKRKTAPVALEAENRGEMKLALQYVPDPIPGKKLPTTGEVHIWVKECLDLPLLRGNHLNSFVKCIILPDTSRKSRQKTRAVGKTTNPVFNHTMVYDGFRPEDLTEACVELTVWDHYKLTNQFLGGLRIGFGTGKSYGTEVDWMDSTSEEVALWEKMVNSPNTWIEATLPLRMLLIAKISK; encoded by the exons TTCTAGCGTGGTAAATCCAGCTTCCACCGTGATTGATATGTCCCAGGAAAACACAAGGAAGTCAGCTGTGTCTCCGGCTAAG CAAAGGAAGAACCCATTTAATAGCTCCAAGTTTCCAGAAGATCACTTATCTCAACAAACCAAAAGTGAGCCGTCAAAAAATGGAAAGGCTGGTTTCTTTCAGACCTCAAAAgaag gtGAATTGTCAGAGTCAAAAGAAGAATTGTCGATCCCAGATATTTCAAGCCAAAATTTAGAGAAACCAAAGCAGACATTTCCAGGCCCTGAGAATGGATCTCAGATCAAAGCTCCAATCCCCAAAGCCAGGAAAATGCTCCACAAATCACATGAGTTAAAGCAAGATGATAACCAGCCTTTTCCTAGACAAAGGACAGACTCCCTGGGTGCAAGGGGGGCTCCGAGAGGGATCCTGAAGCGCAACTCCAGTTCTAgcagcacagactctgaaacGGTTCGTTTTCTTCAGAACTTTGAACCCAAAAGCAAAATTGTGTCACCTGGCCTAACCATCCATGAGAGAATTTCTGAGAAGGAGCATTCCTTGGAAGATGACGACTCTTCAAACTCCCTGGAGCCATTAAAACATGTGAGATTCTCTGCAGTGAAGGATGAACTCCCACAGAGCCCTGGGCTAAGCCATGGCCAGGACATAGGAGAATTTAGTGTTTTAGAATCTGACAGATTGAAGAATGGAGCAGAAGATAAAGTGGACGTAGATGAGTTTTGGAATGACCCTAAACCTCCCCAGTACAGAAAGCCTTTGCCTTTACATCAATCAGCCTCAAGCCCAAGTgcatcaaaaaatgaaacatgTCAGCCAATGACTTCTGGTTCTTTTCCAATTAATGGGCACCGTTCTCCCTCACAAGTTTTAACTACAAGACCAGAGTCCATTGAGAATTCACCTACCATCAATGAACACAAAGCCAAACCATCAGAATTGTCAAGGCTTAAATCAGAATTGTCCAAAAGCCCTGCTG ATGGACTGTCTTGTGTTGAGCCTGAGCCATCTCAGGTGCCAGGTCACAGTTCTAGAGACCATCAGCAAGGTAAGCCCCCTCTTCTCAAGGCCCTAAAAGCAATGAAGTCCTCACACTCTGATCCATTTGCCACTGAGATAAGGAAGACAACTGATGATTCCATATCTAAAGTCCTAGACTGGTTTAATCGAAGTTGTCATTCAGAAGACAATAAGTCATCTCTCCAACATCCCCAAGGAATAGAacccaaagaagaaatagactCAGAATCACAGGTTGCTACTACCTTGGTGACAGATGACGCCAGTGTAAAAGAAAGTGGTTCAAAGGCTCTATTATCTGCCAAAGTTAAACTGACGCCTATGGAATCTGATTTGACAttccaggaaaagggaaatatGCTACCTTCTGGAAATTGCCAAAATAATAATGTGAATATCAAACCCAAACCTATTAATTTGTTCCAACAAGGCAAGGAAGGTCTAGGCATATTGCAATCATGTGAAATCTATGACCCAAATCAAGGCAGTAAAACTGTGGACTATAGCCAAGGTTCGAAAAACATAGGAGAAGGAAATCAGGTACTCCCCCCAACCAGTAACTATTCCTACAGTGCTGTCACAGGACCTGATGCAGAAGACCAAGTTCCATGCAACATTAAGGCTATTGGCACCTTAGGTGAAGAAGAGCCTGAGCTTCAGAGTTTTGAAAAAAGTAGAGGAAACTCAGAAGTGAATTTTGACTCTTCAACACTTGTCAAAGAACCAAGTTTGAAAGACaacatgaagacagagaaaaagagcaaagaagaaGATACATACATCCTGAAAGCTTCCTTAGAGCCAGAGTATATTGAGTCACCACATGGGATTGCCAAAGACAAATCTTGGAAGAAGCCTGAAGTCCAATTACAGGATGCTGTTGAGGCTCCCAAGAACCAAgtacaaagagagaaatacaaaagAGTAAGTGACAGAATATCTTTTTGGGAAGGTGAGAAAGCTGCTGCTAAATTAACTCATAAAGAACCCACATCATCATGCAGTCAAGGGCGACCTTCTGCTAAAGCATATCAGCCTGTGAAGTCCATGGACAATTTATCTACAGGCCAGACTGAATATAATCAAGTCATTAGCAAACAAGTGGTCCTAGATGACAATGGCCACATAGCCCATCTCTCCAGCTTTTATTCCTTGAATAAATCTAAAGAGACCAGGCCTCAGAAACCAGGTCCATCCAAAAATTATCCTTCAGTTGACCAATCAGGTGAAATGTCTCCTTTTCAGAATAGGATAAATGAGCCTATAAAAATGTTGCCAGAGGCTGAGAGCTGGCATTATAAAAGGGATCTTACTTTACCATCATGGCAATATCCTTCAAATGTTGCGAATGGAATATATACTCCTTTGGAGAAAGACAGATCCCTAATTGGTGAATCAAATCCCAACTTTAAAGTTATGTCcctaaaagaaagaatggatgaaCCCAATATGGAACAGGTCTATAATCACTCTCaatttgagaatttgagaaaGTTTTGGGACTTAGGAGCCAATACAAATAGTCAAGACAATGTTGAGAAGAATACTACCATAGTAAGCCAAAACCCTTTGGTGCCTTTTAATAGCCAGAAATACAAAGAACTCAGTGACATTAAATcatcaggaaaaaatatccatGAAATAGGGACACttccaggtaaaaaaaaattaccagcaAGAGAGGAAATTGAGAAATTAAATTCAAAGTGCACACTCCAGGTGTTACCAGATGAAACCACATTTCCATTGAGACCATCCAGAAAGTCTGCTCATCAGTTGCCAGGAAATGAGTCAtcaaaggaaaatgtgaaaaagaatatGGAATGGTTTGTTACACCAGTGTTCAAGGAAGAAAAGGATTACTCAGACCAAGAGATACAAGAATCAATAGTAAAAACAAGTGTTTTGTCTAAAGACTACAAAGACACTTTTAATGACAACTTACAGAAGTTACTTTCAGAAGCTTCATCACCAGCCATGCAAACTTCTGTTGGAAAAGTTCATGAAAAACAAGTGCCTGAACAAGAGATTTCTGGAAATAAAACATGGCCTCATGACACAGATTTTGCTGATACTGAGGGAGAAGACAGAGGACATGAGGAGATCATTAATGAGCATGTAGACAAAACAGTAGCTCCTCCAAAGGTCAAACCGAACACTTTGACTGCTAGTCTAGACAAACTCCTGAAGGAAGCAACTGGGACTTCACCTTCTCCCTTACCAACCATGTTAGAACCTGTTACCACTAGGATCAACTCTGAGCCTGAAGAGAGTAGAGTTTATGAAAAAGGGATAGAATGGAGTCACAACATATCAGACTATCAAAAAGAGATAATAGCTCCTTTTCCAAAAGGGGAAGAAACTTTGGGAAATGCAGCTCTCCTTCAGAAAGCTGAAAGTG GTTCAGAAGAAGAACCCAGTCCTGTCTTGAAAACTTTGGAAAAGAGTGCTACTAGGAAAATGCCTTCCAAAAGTCTAGAAGACATTTCATCAGATTCACCAA ATCAAGCAAAAGTAGATAATCTGCCAGAAGAATTAGTACGTAGTGCTGAAGATG ATCAAAAAGCAGATCAGGAACCAGATACAAATGAATGCATACAAGGAA TTTCCACAGTGCCTTCACAACCTGATAATCAGTTTTCCCACCCTGACAAACTCAAAAGGATGAGCAAGTCTGTTCCAGCATTTCTCCAAGATGAG AGTGATGACAGAGAAACAGATACAGCATCAGAAAGCAGTTACCAGCTCAGCAGACACAAGAAGAGCCCAAGCTCTTTAACCAATCTTAGCAGCTCCTCTGGCATGACGTCCCTGTCTTCT GTGAGCGGCAGTGTGATGAGCGTTTACTGTGGAGACTTTGGCAATCTGGAAGTGAAAGGAAATATTCAGTTTGCAATCGACTATGTGGACTCATTGAAGGAGTTGCATGTCTTTGTGGCCCAGTGTAAAGACTTAGCAGCAGCAGATGTTAAAAAACAGCGCTCAGACCC ATATGTAAAGGCCTATCTGTTACCAGACAAGGGCAAAATGGGCAAGAAGAAAACACTTGTAGTGAAGAAGACCTTGAATCCTGTGTATAATGAGATACTGCGG TATAAAGTCGAAAAGcaaatcttaaaaacacaaaagctGAACCTGTCCGTTTGGCATCGAGATACATTTAAGCGCAATAGTTTTCTAGGGGAAGTAGAACTTGACTTGGAAACTTGGGACTGGGACAACAAACAGAATAAACAACTGAAGTGGTACCCTCTGAAGCGAAAG ACAGCACCAGTTGCCCTTGAAGCAGAAAACAGAGGTGAAATGAAGTTAGCTCTCCAGTATGTTCCAGATCCAATTCCTG GTAAAAAGCTTCCTACAACTGGAGAAGTGCACATCTGGGTGAAGGAATGTCTCGATCTACCTCTGCTAAGGGGCAACCATCTAAATTCTTTTGTTAAATG TATCATCCTTCCAGATACAAGTAGGAAAAGTCGCCAAAAGACAAGAGCTGTAGGGAAAACCACCAACCCTGTCTTCAACCACACCATGGTGTATGATGGTTTCAGGCCTGAAGACCTGACAGAAGCCTGTGTAGAGCTTACTGTCTGGGACCATTACAAATTAACCAACCAGTTTTTGGGAGGTCTTCGGATTGGCTTTGGAACAG gtaaaAGCTATGGCACTGAAGTGGATTGGATGGACTCTACTTCAGAGGAAGTTGCTCTCTGGGAAAAGATGGTGAATTCCCCCAATACTTGGATTGAAGCAACCCTGCCTCTCAGAATGCTATTAATTGCCAAGATTTCAAAATGA
- the SYTL2 gene encoding synaptotagmin-like protein 2 isoform X7, with amino-acid sequence MRLKMIDLSFLTEEEQEAIMKVLQRDAALKRVEEERVRHLPEKIKDDQQLKNMSGQWFYEAKAKRHRDRIHGADIIRASMRKKKLQVAAEQSKDRANEAKESWVNNVNKDAILPPELTGALEEPEDVAPASPSSSVVNPASTVIDMSQENTRKSAVSPAKQRKNPFNSSKFPEDHLSQQTKSEPSKNGKAGFFQTSKEGELSESKEELSIPDISSQNLEKPKQTFPGPENGSQIKAPIPKARKMLHKSHELKQDDNQPFPRQRTDSLGARGAPRGILKRNSSSSSTDSETVRFLQNFEPKSKIVSPGLTIHERISEKEHSLEDDDSSNSLEPLKHVRFSAVKDELPQSPGLSHGQDIGEFSVLESDRLKNGAEDKVDVDEFWNDPKPPQYRKPLPLHQSASSPSASKNETCQPMTSGSFPINGHRSPSQVLTTRPESIENSPTINEHKAKPSELSRLKSELSKSPADGLSCVEPEPSQVPGHSSRDHQQGKPPLLKALKAMKSSHSDPFATEIRKTTDDSISKVLDWFNRSCHSEDNKSSLQHPQGIEPKEEIDSESQVATTLVTDDASVKESGSKALLSAKVKLTPMESDLTFQEKGNMLPSGNCQNNNVNIKPKPINLFQQGKEGLGILQSCEIYDPNQGSKTVDYSQGSKNIGEGNQVLPPTSNYSYSAVTGPDAEDQVPCNIKAIGTLGEEEPELQSFEKSRGNSEVNFDSSTLVKEPSLKDNMKTEKKSKEEDTYILKASLEPEYIESPHGIAKDKSWKKPEVQLQDAVEAPKNQVQREKYKRVSDRISFWEGEKAAAKLTHKEPTSSCSQGRPSAKAYQPVKSMDNLSTGQTEYNQVISKQVVLDDNGHIAHLSSFYSLNKSKETRPQKPGPSKNYPSVDQSGEMSPFQNRINEPIKMLPEAESWHYKRDLTLPSWQYPSNVANGIYTPLEKDRSLIGESNPNFKVMSLKERMDEPNMEQVYNHSQFENLRKFWDLGANTNSQDNVEKNTTIVSQNPLVPFNSQKYKELSDIKSSGKNIHEIGTLPGKKKLPAREEIEKLNSKCTLQVLPDETTFPLRPSRKSAHQLPGNESSKENVKKNMEWFVTPVFKEEKDYSDQEIQESIVKTSVLSKDYKDTFNDNLQKLLSEASSPAMQTSVGKVHEKQVPEQEISGNKTWPHDTDFADTEGEDRGHEEIINEHVDKTVAPPKVKPNTLTASLDKLLKEATGTSPSPLPTMLEPVTTRINSEPEESRVYEKGIEWSHNISDYQKEIIAPFPKGEETLGNAALLQKAESGSEEEPSPVLKTLEKSATRKMPSKSLEDISSDSPISTVPSQPDNQFSHPDKLKRMSKSVPAFLQDESDDRETDTASESSYQLSRHKKSPSSLTNLSSSSGMTSLSSVSGSVMSVYCGDFGNLEVKGNIQFAIDYVDSLKELHVFVAQCKDLAAADVKKQRSDPYVKAYLLPDKGKMGKKKTLVVKKTLNPVYNEILRYKVEKQILKTQKLNLSVWHRDTFKRNSFLGEVELDLETWDWDNKQNKQLKWYPLKRKTAPVALEAENRGEMKLALQYVPDPIPGKKLPTTGEVHIWVKECLDLPLLRGNHLNSFVKCIILPDTSRKSRQKTRAVGKTTNPVFNHTMVYDGFRPEDLTEACVELTVWDHYKLTNQFLGGLRIGFGTGKSYGTEVDWMDSTSEEVALWEKMVNSPNTWIEATLPLRMLLIAKISK; translated from the exons TTCTAGCGTGGTAAATCCAGCTTCCACCGTGATTGATATGTCCCAGGAAAACACAAGGAAGTCAGCTGTGTCTCCGGCTAAG CAAAGGAAGAACCCATTTAATAGCTCCAAGTTTCCAGAAGATCACTTATCTCAACAAACCAAAAGTGAGCCGTCAAAAAATGGAAAGGCTGGTTTCTTTCAGACCTCAAAAgaag gtGAATTGTCAGAGTCAAAAGAAGAATTGTCGATCCCAGATATTTCAAGCCAAAATTTAGAGAAACCAAAGCAGACATTTCCAGGCCCTGAGAATGGATCTCAGATCAAAGCTCCAATCCCCAAAGCCAGGAAAATGCTCCACAAATCACATGAGTTAAAGCAAGATGATAACCAGCCTTTTCCTAGACAAAGGACAGACTCCCTGGGTGCAAGGGGGGCTCCGAGAGGGATCCTGAAGCGCAACTCCAGTTCTAgcagcacagactctgaaacGGTTCGTTTTCTTCAGAACTTTGAACCCAAAAGCAAAATTGTGTCACCTGGCCTAACCATCCATGAGAGAATTTCTGAGAAGGAGCATTCCTTGGAAGATGACGACTCTTCAAACTCCCTGGAGCCATTAAAACATGTGAGATTCTCTGCAGTGAAGGATGAACTCCCACAGAGCCCTGGGCTAAGCCATGGCCAGGACATAGGAGAATTTAGTGTTTTAGAATCTGACAGATTGAAGAATGGAGCAGAAGATAAAGTGGACGTAGATGAGTTTTGGAATGACCCTAAACCTCCCCAGTACAGAAAGCCTTTGCCTTTACATCAATCAGCCTCAAGCCCAAGTgcatcaaaaaatgaaacatgTCAGCCAATGACTTCTGGTTCTTTTCCAATTAATGGGCACCGTTCTCCCTCACAAGTTTTAACTACAAGACCAGAGTCCATTGAGAATTCACCTACCATCAATGAACACAAAGCCAAACCATCAGAATTGTCAAGGCTTAAATCAGAATTGTCCAAAAGCCCTGCTG ATGGACTGTCTTGTGTTGAGCCTGAGCCATCTCAGGTGCCAGGTCACAGTTCTAGAGACCATCAGCAAGGTAAGCCCCCTCTTCTCAAGGCCCTAAAAGCAATGAAGTCCTCACACTCTGATCCATTTGCCACTGAGATAAGGAAGACAACTGATGATTCCATATCTAAAGTCCTAGACTGGTTTAATCGAAGTTGTCATTCAGAAGACAATAAGTCATCTCTCCAACATCCCCAAGGAATAGAacccaaagaagaaatagactCAGAATCACAGGTTGCTACTACCTTGGTGACAGATGACGCCAGTGTAAAAGAAAGTGGTTCAAAGGCTCTATTATCTGCCAAAGTTAAACTGACGCCTATGGAATCTGATTTGACAttccaggaaaagggaaatatGCTACCTTCTGGAAATTGCCAAAATAATAATGTGAATATCAAACCCAAACCTATTAATTTGTTCCAACAAGGCAAGGAAGGTCTAGGCATATTGCAATCATGTGAAATCTATGACCCAAATCAAGGCAGTAAAACTGTGGACTATAGCCAAGGTTCGAAAAACATAGGAGAAGGAAATCAGGTACTCCCCCCAACCAGTAACTATTCCTACAGTGCTGTCACAGGACCTGATGCAGAAGACCAAGTTCCATGCAACATTAAGGCTATTGGCACCTTAGGTGAAGAAGAGCCTGAGCTTCAGAGTTTTGAAAAAAGTAGAGGAAACTCAGAAGTGAATTTTGACTCTTCAACACTTGTCAAAGAACCAAGTTTGAAAGACaacatgaagacagagaaaaagagcaaagaagaaGATACATACATCCTGAAAGCTTCCTTAGAGCCAGAGTATATTGAGTCACCACATGGGATTGCCAAAGACAAATCTTGGAAGAAGCCTGAAGTCCAATTACAGGATGCTGTTGAGGCTCCCAAGAACCAAgtacaaagagagaaatacaaaagAGTAAGTGACAGAATATCTTTTTGGGAAGGTGAGAAAGCTGCTGCTAAATTAACTCATAAAGAACCCACATCATCATGCAGTCAAGGGCGACCTTCTGCTAAAGCATATCAGCCTGTGAAGTCCATGGACAATTTATCTACAGGCCAGACTGAATATAATCAAGTCATTAGCAAACAAGTGGTCCTAGATGACAATGGCCACATAGCCCATCTCTCCAGCTTTTATTCCTTGAATAAATCTAAAGAGACCAGGCCTCAGAAACCAGGTCCATCCAAAAATTATCCTTCAGTTGACCAATCAGGTGAAATGTCTCCTTTTCAGAATAGGATAAATGAGCCTATAAAAATGTTGCCAGAGGCTGAGAGCTGGCATTATAAAAGGGATCTTACTTTACCATCATGGCAATATCCTTCAAATGTTGCGAATGGAATATATACTCCTTTGGAGAAAGACAGATCCCTAATTGGTGAATCAAATCCCAACTTTAAAGTTATGTCcctaaaagaaagaatggatgaaCCCAATATGGAACAGGTCTATAATCACTCTCaatttgagaatttgagaaaGTTTTGGGACTTAGGAGCCAATACAAATAGTCAAGACAATGTTGAGAAGAATACTACCATAGTAAGCCAAAACCCTTTGGTGCCTTTTAATAGCCAGAAATACAAAGAACTCAGTGACATTAAATcatcaggaaaaaatatccatGAAATAGGGACACttccaggtaaaaaaaaattaccagcaAGAGAGGAAATTGAGAAATTAAATTCAAAGTGCACACTCCAGGTGTTACCAGATGAAACCACATTTCCATTGAGACCATCCAGAAAGTCTGCTCATCAGTTGCCAGGAAATGAGTCAtcaaaggaaaatgtgaaaaagaatatGGAATGGTTTGTTACACCAGTGTTCAAGGAAGAAAAGGATTACTCAGACCAAGAGATACAAGAATCAATAGTAAAAACAAGTGTTTTGTCTAAAGACTACAAAGACACTTTTAATGACAACTTACAGAAGTTACTTTCAGAAGCTTCATCACCAGCCATGCAAACTTCTGTTGGAAAAGTTCATGAAAAACAAGTGCCTGAACAAGAGATTTCTGGAAATAAAACATGGCCTCATGACACAGATTTTGCTGATACTGAGGGAGAAGACAGAGGACATGAGGAGATCATTAATGAGCATGTAGACAAAACAGTAGCTCCTCCAAAGGTCAAACCGAACACTTTGACTGCTAGTCTAGACAAACTCCTGAAGGAAGCAACTGGGACTTCACCTTCTCCCTTACCAACCATGTTAGAACCTGTTACCACTAGGATCAACTCTGAGCCTGAAGAGAGTAGAGTTTATGAAAAAGGGATAGAATGGAGTCACAACATATCAGACTATCAAAAAGAGATAATAGCTCCTTTTCCAAAAGGGGAAGAAACTTTGGGAAATGCAGCTCTCCTTCAGAAAGCTGAAAGTG GTTCAGAAGAAGAACCCAGTCCTGTCTTGAAAACTTTGGAAAAGAGTGCTACTAGGAAAATGCCTTCCAAAAGTCTAGAAGACATTTCATCAGATTCACCAA TTTCCACAGTGCCTTCACAACCTGATAATCAGTTTTCCCACCCTGACAAACTCAAAAGGATGAGCAAGTCTGTTCCAGCATTTCTCCAAGATGAG AGTGATGACAGAGAAACAGATACAGCATCAGAAAGCAGTTACCAGCTCAGCAGACACAAGAAGAGCCCAAGCTCTTTAACCAATCTTAGCAGCTCCTCTGGCATGACGTCCCTGTCTTCT GTGAGCGGCAGTGTGATGAGCGTTTACTGTGGAGACTTTGGCAATCTGGAAGTGAAAGGAAATATTCAGTTTGCAATCGACTATGTGGACTCATTGAAGGAGTTGCATGTCTTTGTGGCCCAGTGTAAAGACTTAGCAGCAGCAGATGTTAAAAAACAGCGCTCAGACCC ATATGTAAAGGCCTATCTGTTACCAGACAAGGGCAAAATGGGCAAGAAGAAAACACTTGTAGTGAAGAAGACCTTGAATCCTGTGTATAATGAGATACTGCGG TATAAAGTCGAAAAGcaaatcttaaaaacacaaaagctGAACCTGTCCGTTTGGCATCGAGATACATTTAAGCGCAATAGTTTTCTAGGGGAAGTAGAACTTGACTTGGAAACTTGGGACTGGGACAACAAACAGAATAAACAACTGAAGTGGTACCCTCTGAAGCGAAAG ACAGCACCAGTTGCCCTTGAAGCAGAAAACAGAGGTGAAATGAAGTTAGCTCTCCAGTATGTTCCAGATCCAATTCCTG GTAAAAAGCTTCCTACAACTGGAGAAGTGCACATCTGGGTGAAGGAATGTCTCGATCTACCTCTGCTAAGGGGCAACCATCTAAATTCTTTTGTTAAATG TATCATCCTTCCAGATACAAGTAGGAAAAGTCGCCAAAAGACAAGAGCTGTAGGGAAAACCACCAACCCTGTCTTCAACCACACCATGGTGTATGATGGTTTCAGGCCTGAAGACCTGACAGAAGCCTGTGTAGAGCTTACTGTCTGGGACCATTACAAATTAACCAACCAGTTTTTGGGAGGTCTTCGGATTGGCTTTGGAACAG gtaaaAGCTATGGCACTGAAGTGGATTGGATGGACTCTACTTCAGAGGAAGTTGCTCTCTGGGAAAAGATGGTGAATTCCCCCAATACTTGGATTGAAGCAACCCTGCCTCTCAGAATGCTATTAATTGCCAAGATTTCAAAATGA